In Thiovibrio frasassiensis, one DNA window encodes the following:
- a CDS encoding PAS domain-containing protein — MNTPGNIPLTLLPLLFNPILDDVHCAVCVIEIRRDDFGTPTEFVGRVASQLLCELLSLKEGDILGKTLPESLSQTLALPALLHELTLSVTPQIHKEFLLGPGRICTLQAHLPCPELLIIAIRNTQPLQAMVSSQAEVILASLGEPCTIIDRNFSILYENETAKQLWGSNFGRNCYTIYHGRQSRCESCHAEEVFNDGEIHKNEKVARIDGSERHLEITSAPLKDDTGQVTAVVNITHDVTIRKMTEKGKEHLIRELQSSLTKTKRLNGLLPICSYCKKIKDKSGSWQQLESYLRSHAEVEFSHGICEECGEQHHPQVFPKKK; from the coding sequence TTGAATACCCCCGGAAACATCCCCCTAACCCTGCTCCCCTTGCTTTTCAACCCAATCCTGGATGACGTCCATTGCGCTGTGTGTGTTATTGAAATCCGCAGGGACGACTTCGGCACTCCCACGGAATTTGTGGGCAGGGTTGCCAGCCAGCTTTTGTGCGAATTACTCTCGCTGAAAGAAGGCGACATCCTAGGAAAGACACTGCCGGAATCCCTCAGCCAAACCCTGGCTCTGCCTGCACTGCTGCACGAACTCACCCTCTCCGTAACACCACAAATACACAAAGAGTTTCTTCTTGGGCCCGGCCGGATCTGCACCCTCCAGGCGCATCTCCCTTGCCCGGAGCTGCTGATCATAGCCATCCGCAATACGCAACCCTTACAGGCAATGGTCAGCTCCCAGGCCGAAGTGATTCTTGCCAGCCTGGGGGAGCCATGCACCATCATCGACCGTAACTTCAGCATTCTCTACGAAAACGAAACAGCCAAGCAACTCTGGGGCTCCAACTTTGGCAGAAACTGCTACACCATCTACCATGGCCGACAGAGCCGCTGCGAATCGTGTCATGCCGAGGAAGTTTTTAACGACGGGGAAATCCACAAAAACGAAAAAGTGGCCCGCATTGATGGCAGCGAACGCCACCTGGAGATCACCTCGGCACCGTTAAAAGATGATACCGGTCAGGTCACCGCCGTGGTGAATATCACCCACGATGTAACCATCCGCAAGATGACGGAGAAGGGCAAGGAACATCTCATCCGAGAGCTACAATCCTCCCTGACCAAGACAAAAAGACTCAACGGCCTTCTGCCCATCTGTTCCTACTGCAAAAAAATCAAGGATAAGAGCGGGTCCTGGCAACAACTGGAGAGCTATCTTCGCAGTCACGCCGAGGTGGAGTTCAGCCACGGCATCTGCGAGGAATGCGGAGAACAACACCATCCCCAGGTTTTCCCCAAGAAAAAGTAA
- a CDS encoding HDOD domain-containing protein — translation MGPDKTLREIFSKVNMSELPAMSDHVEELLQLLNSDESSAEEIAAVILKDASLTTKLLQVVNSAFYSRSAPISNISRAITTLGLTTLKELAVSLALFEDFLKAGVEKEEISKLLALCFVSASQAKILCRAKKINVQEEEVFICTLLHQLGKLIILVYLPELYRKAQDLIDRGYSDEFAAKTVLNDLTFSSVGMEIARFWNFSEKIVLSMGQNPPQPTNKFDSQLYLLNVAAFCNRLTSILCYGSSLELGELLLHYGPILGISKKEAFGLANRSLEVAEAMSDNIIRFGLAKLKIRTRIAQKAGTSP, via the coding sequence ATGGGCCCAGACAAAACTCTCAGGGAGATATTCAGCAAGGTCAACATGAGCGAGCTTCCTGCCATGTCCGACCATGTTGAAGAACTCCTCCAGCTCCTCAACAGCGACGAATCCAGCGCCGAAGAAATCGCTGCGGTTATTCTCAAGGATGCCTCCCTGACCACCAAATTGTTGCAGGTGGTCAACTCGGCTTTCTACAGCCGGTCGGCCCCCATTTCCAACATCAGCCGGGCCATCACCACCCTCGGCCTTACCACCCTGAAGGAACTGGCCGTCAGCCTGGCCCTGTTTGAAGATTTCCTGAAGGCCGGCGTTGAAAAGGAAGAGATCAGCAAGCTCCTGGCCCTCTGCTTCGTCAGCGCCTCCCAGGCAAAGATTCTTTGCCGGGCCAAGAAAATCAATGTGCAGGAAGAAGAGGTCTTTATCTGTACCCTGCTGCACCAGCTGGGCAAACTCATCATCCTGGTCTATCTCCCGGAGCTGTACCGCAAGGCCCAGGATCTCATCGACCGGGGCTACTCGGATGAATTTGCCGCGAAAACGGTGCTGAACGACCTCACCTTCTCCTCGGTGGGCATGGAAATCGCTCGCTTCTGGAATTTTTCCGAAAAGATCGTCCTGAGCATGGGGCAGAACCCGCCCCAGCCGACCAACAAATTCGACTCCCAGCTCTACCTCCTCAATGTCGCGGCCTTCTGCAACCGCCTGACCTCGATCCTCTGCTACGGCTCAAGCCTGGAACTCGGGGAGTTACTCCTGCACTACGGACCAATCCTGGGGATCAGCAAAAAGGAGGCCTTCGGCCTGGCCAACAGAAGCCTGGAGGTCGCCGAAGCAATGTCGGACAACATCATCCGTTTCGGCTTGGCCAAGCTCAAGATCAGGACCAGGATCGCGCAGAAAGCAGGAACCTCCCCCTGA
- a CDS encoding glucose-1-phosphate adenylyltransferase family protein — translation MILGDNTLVLLLAGGVGSRLNVLVQTRAKPAVPFAGFYRIIDFSLSNVMNSGLSQVGVLTQYKPLSLMRHLGTGEAWDFTGRTRGVKILPPRTGAHDSDWYKGTADAVRQNIDFIRAHPAKETIILSGDHIYRMDLDDLLRFHRRKQAQVTIAMMVVPLSEIHQFGAGITNDEGRIIEWEEKPKVPRTDLASMGIYVFDTEYLLRLLEENREEVDFGMHLIPKAIERDNVFAYPFHGYWRDVGTVQAYWEANMDLLKVDSEISPQAWGIRPNPYADRLAEDRCPARFAQGCVVEGSMISAGCVIEGEVLNSVLSPGVRVGKHVRVKDSIILHDCILEEGAVVDLAILDKRVRVGQGVVVGQGEDKATPNKSFPKHLYTGITLIGKEAEVPDRTVIGRNCVVTPSRKGGDFPSLNIATGETI, via the coding sequence ATGATCCTAGGCGACAATACCCTGGTTCTCCTGCTGGCCGGCGGGGTCGGCAGCCGCCTCAATGTTCTGGTGCAGACCAGGGCCAAGCCGGCCGTGCCCTTTGCCGGGTTCTACCGGATCATTGATTTTTCCTTGAGTAACGTGATGAATTCGGGCTTGAGTCAGGTCGGGGTGCTCACCCAGTACAAGCCCCTTTCCCTGATGCGTCATCTCGGCACCGGCGAGGCCTGGGATTTCACCGGCCGGACCAGGGGGGTGAAGATCCTCCCCCCCCGCACCGGAGCCCATGATTCCGACTGGTACAAGGGCACCGCCGACGCGGTGCGCCAGAACATCGATTTTATCCGCGCCCACCCGGCAAAGGAAACGATCATCCTTTCCGGGGACCATATCTACCGCATGGATCTCGACGATCTGCTCCGGTTCCATCGTCGGAAGCAGGCCCAGGTGACCATCGCCATGATGGTGGTGCCGCTTTCCGAGATCCATCAGTTCGGGGCCGGGATCACCAACGATGAGGGGCGTATCATCGAATGGGAGGAAAAACCCAAGGTGCCCCGCACCGATCTGGCCTCCATGGGAATCTATGTCTTTGATACCGAATATCTGCTGCGGTTGCTTGAGGAAAATCGCGAGGAGGTGGACTTCGGCATGCATCTCATTCCCAAGGCCATCGAGCGGGATAATGTTTTTGCCTATCCTTTTCATGGCTATTGGCGGGATGTGGGTACGGTCCAGGCATACTGGGAAGCGAACATGGATCTGCTGAAAGTCGATTCCGAGATCTCCCCGCAGGCCTGGGGCATCCGGCCAAACCCCTATGCGGATCGGTTGGCGGAGGACCGCTGTCCCGCCCGCTTTGCCCAGGGTTGTGTGGTGGAAGGCTCCATGATCTCGGCCGGCTGTGTTATTGAAGGAGAGGTGCTCAATTCCGTGCTCTCGCCCGGGGTGCGGGTGGGAAAGCATGTCCGGGTCAAGGACTCCATCATCCTGCACGACTGCATTCTTGAGGAGGGGGCGGTGGTGGATCTGGCCATTCTCGATAAACGGGTCCGGGTTGGGCAGGGGGTAGTGGTGGGGCAGGGTGAGGACAAGGCAACGCCAAACAAGTCATTCCCGAAGCATCTTTACACCGGGATCACCCTGATCGGCAAGGAGGCGGAGGTGCCGGACCGGACCGTGATCGGCCGCAACTGCGTGGTGACCCCCTCCCGCAAGGGTGGGGATTTCCCTTCCCTGAACATCGCCACCGGCGAAACCATCTGA
- a CDS encoding glucose-1-phosphate adenylyltransferase family protein, whose amino-acid sequence MKLKPKVLAMILAGGRVDELNVLTAYRPKSAVPFGGFARVIDFALSNLMHSGLERVAILSQYRSFSLINHIGVGAAWDMTGRYRGVSILPPSQGSGQSSWYRGSADAIHQNLDFIQYHDPETILVLSGDHVYQMDYREILQYHREKDADLTIACLQVPMPEASRFGVAEIDDEDGERGGRILQYQEKPVDPKFNWASLTVYCFRPSVLYEVLEANAREDDSFEFGRDILPRIMASQRRVFGFKFRGYWGYTRTVDEYWQTNMDLLGPEPKIRLADWGIRTNLEHRSVRDCQPLKVGTGASIENSLVYNGCVVEGRVENSILFPGVHVKSGAEVKNSVLFYDNVVGHGAILDTVVSDVNVTFGARVRVGGAAGVPQGEKVTVIGWNNHLLDGMVIGSGCTLHPNLRPEQMVGEIGNGEVVR is encoded by the coding sequence ATGAAACTGAAACCGAAGGTTCTGGCCATGATCCTTGCCGGGGGGCGCGTTGATGAGTTGAACGTGCTCACCGCCTACCGGCCCAAGTCGGCTGTCCCCTTCGGCGGTTTTGCCAGGGTGATCGATTTCGCCCTGAGCAATCTCATGCATTCCGGCCTGGAACGGGTCGCCATTCTCAGTCAGTACCGGAGCTTTTCCCTGATCAATCATATCGGGGTCGGCGCGGCTTGGGACATGACCGGGCGGTACCGTGGGGTTTCCATCCTTCCCCCTTCCCAGGGCTCGGGCCAGAGCAGCTGGTACCGTGGTTCGGCGGATGCCATCCATCAGAATCTCGATTTTATTCAGTATCACGATCCGGAAACCATTCTGGTCCTCTCCGGCGACCATGTCTACCAGATGGATTACCGGGAGATCCTCCAGTACCATCGGGAGAAGGATGCCGACCTGACCATCGCCTGCCTGCAGGTTCCCATGCCTGAGGCCAGCCGTTTCGGGGTGGCGGAGATCGACGACGAGGACGGCGAGCGCGGCGGCCGCATCCTGCAGTACCAGGAAAAACCGGTCGACCCCAAATTCAACTGGGCTTCGCTCACCGTCTACTGCTTCAGGCCCTCCGTCCTCTATGAGGTCTTGGAGGCCAATGCCCGGGAGGACGATTCCTTTGAGTTCGGCCGGGATATCCTGCCCCGGATCATGGCAAGCCAGCGGCGGGTGTTCGGTTTTAAGTTTCGCGGCTATTGGGGATACACCCGGACGGTTGATGAATATTGGCAGACCAATATGGACCTCCTGGGTCCGGAACCGAAGATCCGCCTTGCAGACTGGGGCATCCGCACCAATCTGGAGCACCGGTCGGTCCGGGACTGCCAGCCTCTCAAGGTGGGGACCGGGGCCAGCATTGAGAACAGCCTGGTCTATAACGGCTGTGTCGTGGAAGGGCGGGTGGAGAACTCCATCCTCTTTCCCGGGGTTCATGTCAAGTCCGGGGCGGAGGTGAAGAACTCCGTGCTCTTTTACGACAATGTGGTGGGACACGGGGCCATCCTCGACACGGTGGTGAGCGATGTCAACGTGACCTTCGGCGCCCGGGTTCGGGTCGGCGGTGCTGCCGGGGTGCCCCAAGGCGAGAAGGTGACCGTGATCGGCTGGAACAACCATCTCCTCGACGGCATGGTGATCGGTTCCGGCTGCACCCTGCACCCCAATCTGCGACCGGAGCAGATGGTCGGGGAAATCGGCAACGGCGAGGTGGTCCGATGA
- a CDS encoding DHH family phosphoesterase — MHRSGRTVFGLLFMGGGDDGVGMNGKIEVPKKPISNKKKTAKDRLLEFWGLFSKEDEVLVVINADPDAIASAMAVKRLLRYRVKSVTIAYPNEIRRLNNVVMVDLLKIPMERLHTVKIGSFSKKVMLDSQPSHLPCFENITFDVVIDHHPATKGWVAPFVDIRKDFGATASMLVEYLRAANLKPSVALATALFYAIKVDTRNFEKKATLADAISFRYLFNIANPNLVRKIEQSSFRRSELNYFKTALNEMKVSKQRLYAHLGRVPSPDMLVLIADFLNQVHEVAWVFVSGMHNDKLVVIFRCDGYKKNAGRLAEKMFNAIGSAGGHREAARAEVPLRNLPVEMQDFSTKTLMRLTTKHLL; from the coding sequence ATGCACAGATCTGGGCGGACGGTTTTCGGTCTGCTTTTCATGGGCGGCGGGGATGATGGCGTGGGCATGAACGGAAAGATTGAGGTTCCTAAAAAACCGATATCCAATAAAAAGAAGACCGCCAAGGATCGCTTGCTGGAGTTCTGGGGTCTTTTTAGTAAGGAGGATGAGGTTTTGGTGGTGATCAATGCCGACCCGGACGCCATTGCCAGCGCCATGGCGGTGAAGCGTCTGCTCCGCTACCGGGTCAAAAGCGTCACCATCGCCTATCCCAACGAAATCCGCCGGCTCAACAACGTGGTTATGGTGGATCTCTTGAAGATCCCCATGGAGCGTTTGCATACGGTCAAGATCGGGAGTTTCAGCAAGAAGGTGATGCTCGATTCCCAGCCCAGTCATCTGCCCTGTTTCGAGAATATCACCTTTGACGTGGTCATTGACCACCATCCCGCCACCAAGGGGTGGGTGGCTCCTTTTGTCGATATCCGCAAGGATTTTGGCGCCACCGCTTCCATGCTTGTCGAGTACCTGCGGGCCGCAAATCTGAAGCCCTCGGTGGCCTTGGCCACCGCCCTTTTTTATGCGATCAAGGTGGATACCCGGAATTTTGAAAAAAAGGCCACCTTGGCGGACGCCATCTCCTTCCGCTATCTCTTCAATATCGCCAATCCAAACTTGGTCCGCAAGATAGAGCAATCTTCCTTCCGACGTTCGGAGCTGAATTATTTTAAGACCGCCCTCAACGAAATGAAGGTGAGCAAGCAGCGGCTCTATGCCCATCTTGGTCGGGTTCCCAGCCCGGATATGCTGGTGCTTATCGCCGATTTCCTCAATCAGGTCCATGAGGTCGCCTGGGTTTTTGTTTCCGGCATGCACAACGATAAGCTGGTGGTCATCTTCCGTTGTGACGGCTACAAGAAAAATGCCGGCCGGCTGGCGGAGAAGATGTTTAATGCGATCGGTTCCGCGGGAGGACACCGGGAAGCGGCCAGAGCCGAGGTGCCGCTCCGTAATCTCCCTGTGGAGATGCAGGATTTCTCTACCAAGACCCTGATGCGCCTCACCACCAAACATCTGCTGTAA